The genome window GCATCTACAGAAATAGCTGTGCTTCATGTGTTTCCAGATAAAGGTCAACCTTCTAGACCCTGCTTGTGAGGAGAAGGTAGTTTTGCTCTGGTGCCCCTCATGACAGATGAATTAATGAGTTCAACTCATTTCTTTAAATGGTTGGTGCTCTGGCTGCTCTTTAATCCTTGCTCACAGCGAAGACAGGACTGATCCCCTGGGTGGGGGCTGTGAGTTTACAGGACTGACCCTCTTCATTCCTTCAGGCAGATTTTCTTCAGAACCTTAGCAATCTGTAGTAATATTGCTGGATCTTACATGCAGAAGGCATTAACAGAAGCACTTCTTGGAAAATAGGATTATACAGGGTTTTACAGTGTCTGCCTTCATCTTTCCTCAATACAAGGTCAATGAAAAGCCAATTCGTGGTAATGAAATAGGTTTAAACAGGTCTTGGGACTGTTTAAAGGTCTCTAAGTAGCTGTGCACTGAATCTCAGAGGGCTCCACATTTCTTGTACAGACTACCTAGCTTGGTGGCCAGGGCTACATTTTAGGTACACAGAACTAGGTAATTTGGAGTCTAAATCAGGACTTTGTTGGTTCCCATTTTATTCACCTTTGACAAAAAGATGTTCATTATTCTgagaccatttttttttaattttataattttaaagcaattagTTTTACCTGTTGATGCTGCAACTGCACCAACGAGCACAGAGGGGATGGCCATTGAAAAACACCCAAGTCCAGAGAGGTAGGAGATGAGCCTTGCCTGTCCTGGTGAGGCAGTGGAGAGCACTCTTTGGAAGTAAGTTTGCCATGGGATGCTCCCAAGTACCTGAAACATTCAGATGTTACCAGTGGTACCCACCAGGCTGCTGTAGGGCATCTTCCGTCCATTCAGATGGATGATAATCTTTACTGTTATAAAACTCTTACTTCAAATGCATAAATGTTACCCAGCTTTAACTATTGAGGATGATATTTCTTATGGTTGAGGgtgtccttttcctttgtttttattgtgaTGGCTGTGAAATTTTTATCAAAAGAAGTTAATGGTTTGGCAGGCTGAGAAAGCTAAAAAATAGGTTGCAGGCATAGTAAAACaggcacagaggaaggaaaagagaagtttttCAGGAATGCaacttttgtaaaaaaatttacCCAAACTTAGTTAGAGCataatctaaaattaaaaataaaaccacctttttcactttcttaGCAGACAAATTTAATCAGATAAAATCAGAAGATTCTGTCCTTACCAAACAAGCTCAGGcttctaatattattttttttaatagagggaattttacaaaattatgtTAAAAGCACACTATTGAGGCTGTAAGATCAACCTCTCAAAAGGTAGGAAATGCCTCAGTTAGGTGCCAGGAACTAAGTGCCTGGATGGTCTCACTGAAGAGGTACATTTATTCACATGGGCAAAGGGTGGAGTGTCCCTCgtgcttctttccttcctacAGCTGAGCTCTGGATCTCCTCAGTCCACTCAGAGTGCTGTGGGGTGGCTGAGAGAAGGTTTTAAACATCATCCTGCCCCTGCCAACTGGGCAACATGGGGCTCCTGGCTGGAAGAACCCACAAGTTTTCCAGACAGAAAGTCCCCGCACAATCCCTTCTCCAAACCATCTGTCCACGAAATACTCCATACCAGATAGAAGAAGTCATCCAGCCACCTTCCAAGATACTGCTTTTCTATCTTCCCAATCCAAGGGTCTTGGTAAGTTTGATGAGTGGCAGTGTAATAAATACTTTCCGTTGCAGAGTTGACCAGGGCAAAGGGGATACAGACCCACTAggatagaaatagaaatagaaatagttCACCATTTCCCCAGAGTCCTTGTTCTTGGACAATCTATTCAGATACTGAAATTAAGGTAGATGTAGAACACAGAGTTAAATAAGATTAAACGCAGACTGaatcttcctttctccccctttCTTACTCTAAATCTATGTTTCTGGTTCATGGCATCATGAAGAACATGAGCCTGTGATTCAGGTCAATTGGTGCCCTCAGTAGACAGATCTCTCGCCTTTCCAGCCAAGATTGTTCTGGACAGGTTCTGCAGACCTTAtctgtgagcagctgcattCACCCAGAAAGGCCAATAGCTGGTGTGAGCACTGTCTGAAATGCCTAAGGACTGTACGAGAGTTCAGGAGACCTCTTCTGAAGAGGAACTCTAGGGCAAGGGCCAGTATTGGTGGAGTTACTTTTGGTCTGAGACATACTGAAAAGAAGAGCAGGATTTTTTCCCTTAGTTAGGAAACCGGTAACAAAGAAATGCACAGGACTTGCCAGGCTGAGGGTAATGAAAACCAGCTGGATGACATCTGTGTATGCAACAGAGTAGAGGCCTCCCAGCAGAGTGTAGAGTATGACAATGCATGCTGAGATGATGATAGCCAAAGAGCCCCCAATATCCAAGATGACCCTCATTGTTGCTCCTGCAGGTAAAGACAGCAGTCAGGTATTTTAAGACAGATTCCACACGtgcagaatacagaataaataagGATATGTGACTCCCTCaatgccagcacaccacactgTATGAGAAGCACACGTTCCAcagagagcaggcagagcaaggACTCAGGAGAGCCCATGTTCACTTTCTGCTCTTGCTGCTACCTTGCTGCGTGGCCTTTCCCAAGGCACTTTGCCTTTTTACACCTGCTGTCCCACAGGCAAGCGGAAGGTGCTAACTCCTATTGCCAGACCTCCCTATTACAATACCATGAATATATACTACCGTCATTTGTTTTAAACCTAAAACcatattttccaaaaataagaaacactTGTGTTCCTCTCACAAAAGGAGACATGAAGCACAATTTCCCACAGCTTAGTCCAACACAATTCCCAAATATGTATTTTAGTCTGATAGCTGTGCCACATGACCTTTAACAAATATAACAGCAAAAGAAGTATTTACCCAGGGATGCCAGGATAGCTGCAAACCAGAACACCTCTCCTAGCAGGGGTGGAATGAAGAGTAAGCTTCCCATCATGTTTCCATAAGTTTCTTGAAGGGGATCCATCACTGTCACGTAATTCTTGGATCTCATTGGATTTACAAAGAAGAAACCACCTATCAGAAGTGATGACATTTTGgtagaatttttcatttattatattccaggaaagaaatgtaagaaTACTATGGTATTTGCGTATCAGGCCTGTACAGGGAGTGTGGAATTTGTACATAATGGACCCTAGAGAATggtgcagacagacagacaccgGAGCCTCAATTCACTTGCCTAAATGTGGGGTTTCATCAGTCTGAGAGGTGTCAGATTATAAAAGACAACTCCTTACCACTGACAGATATGACCCTCCACTTTTGGCAGACCTATATCTTTCCAGAACTGCTACTAGAGGCCAGGTAGGACCCCCCTAGGGCACCCCAAATGGCATAAGATACCTGTGCAACTGTAAAAGGAACTGAGCTTAGAGGACACCCACATATAGTCTTCTCTCCATCTCCAGTAACCTACCAACCTGCCACacaaagttttctgaaatgatTCCTGTGGAAAATGTCAGTAGGCAGAGTGAGGCATTGAAGACTCATATTTGGCTAAAAAAAGAGATGAACTTCTGTCCTTGACCGTGTGATGCAACATGTTGATAtactttccttttctggttacattttcattttagtggCTTCATTGCCTCTTCCCAGAACGATATTGTTTTAATCTGTGCGTTGAGCTGAGTCCCACCCGCCTTCATCTAAATATTAGACTTCAGACGTACAGCTGTCTCATTAAAACCAAAGAACATGTATTGTGCCTAACCCTGAAGCCAACAGGACTGCTTGCCTGGGCACTACTGACCTGAGTAAAGATTGCAGGATCAGACCTGCAATTTCTCAATTTCATTAGTAAGAATTACTCACGTAAGAAATGCTGGCAGTATATTTCCAAGCCTGATTCATATTCACGTCAGTTGGACTCTTTCCTCTGACTTGAGAATAAAGGTTATTGTTCTTTTAGAAATTCCTGTGCAAGGTCTGCACAGGTCTCCTTGCTTTAATCGTTCTGCGTCCCTCAACAGTTATGGTATAACTTGGTGTGGACTGGAAGAAACTTTGGTCTTGGCAAGAAAGCTGAACCTCAACGTAAGTCCAGTAATTCCTGGAGTTAGAAATGGCAATTTAGGTATGGGACACTGCAAACTTAGCTCACTTTCCACAAAATAGTGACCAGCTGTAAAGTGGGACAAACTGGATGCACTACAAATTCATCCTGAGACTACTCAGAAGAAAGGATTTTAGTGGAAATCTCAAGGTAGTATTATTTCATCACacaaaaattttgaagaaaaagttaaaatgatACTGATACTCTCAATAGTCTGGGAATAAGACGCATGATAAAAAGCCAGTATTCACATAGCCACATGCTTCTAAAATTCTCAGATAAGATTTTTGTCCTATAAATTTCTCCAAGCAGGCAAAACTCTATACTAGCTCCAAGCTACCCCAATTTCTTATGTTTCAGTTTAGAGGATAGCATTATAAATGCTTATTCTAGATCCATGGGAGACTGAAGGAACAAAATCACCTTTAAAATGTACTCTGTACTCTGTTATGCATCTTAATATACtcatataattattttttaatcttatgtGTCCTGATTACATGAATTATTTACCAATAACAAGGGACAAGGCAAATCCCACAGGTGCCTGGACCCACAATAATCCTTTTGAAGGCAGGTAGACAATTTCAGCTGTGCCATTGATATATGCTCCTCCGACCCAGGTAGCTGTAAATGTGGAAGATGAAAAAGTAAGAATTGCAATACATATTCTCAAGCAGTATTAGTAAACCTTTTTCTCATACAATTATTTAATCACACTTCTAGTTTCTTTACAGTTTTCTCCCATAGTGAGATGTGCTGCTGAGGGTAGGTAAGAGTATTAGGATCTCACGCTACATAATTTCCCAGGTTCAAGAAAGAATATCTATGTATGCATGGAAAAGCTTAACGTTTAAACATTTAGATGCAATTTGAAATATACTaatatttaattccatttttctcaGTGGAAGAATTTTGCTAGAGCAAACAGCATTGCCTTTGTTATTCTGCCGTGACTGATAGATCATCTTCCATAAGCATCACTTTCACAGTCAAAGAAAATaggcattcagaaaaaaaaaaggcaagcagacACTGCTGTCAGAATACAAATCTACAACATGGGCTTAAGTGTCTTAGCCAGGCAAATACCACCTGGGGAAGCTTTCACAAAAAATGGGTCGGGGAAGTAAATTTCAGATGatgccaggcagcagggagaggaaagggaggcAGAGGGTAGAAGCCAGTggggaaacattttctttgtaggAGAGAGCCCAGTGCTCACCATGAGTAGCAACTTGGTCCACACAGAACTGGATTGTTCCAGGAGTAAAATTCTTCTGTTATGCTGGATAACAGAAGCTGTTTCAAGATTAAGACCACAGTGCTTCTTAATGAAATGTCGTATTCTTCAGTCACTCTTAAATTAAACTCTTTAACTCTTAACTAAACTCTTAAATTAAtctctttaatttaaaagaatctACATAAACATTAGGTTCTGCTCAGTGTGAAGAGGTTTGTAAGAATCCATCCCAAAATGATTCATGAAACCATACTCCTTTAAAGCCACACTTAGGTAAAATCTGCCCTCACATTAAAGGAGTTCActtgctttgaaagcaaagtCCCCCAGATCTATGTAATGCATGTGTTTTaaggagaattttaaaaagccttttaagaAAACTTACCTGTTGCAGTAAACAATccaatgaaaacatttatattcCTGCCTCCAACTATGGCCATTTCAGTTGCGTTTCTGTTCTGTTGGTCCTTCTTGCTCTTCCAAGAAGCCCAGATTCCAGTAGCTAAAGTTAACATAAAAAACACGCTCAAAGATACTAAGCCTGGTATatttaaagccattttctgtcactTAATTTAGAGCATAGAGAGGATTAATGGCGTGATGTTAATATTCTTTGATCAAGTCcacaatcagaaaaaaaaaaaagaaaaaaaaatcagagaaaatagTGCCGCCTTGTAAAGAAACTGCTAAGTATTagtttgctgtgctttgcaagGAAAGATGCAGTATGAAACAGAGCCATAAACCCAAAGTCTTGAGAACTGGATGGAGAGCCTCTGTCTTCGGAGGACTACTGGCAATTATTCAGTTTTCCCCCTTCCTCAGAAGATATCCAATCTTATTTTTCTGGGGAGCAGAGATTAAGAAGGTAGGAATTAGTGCTGATGAGAGCAATGGAGCACTGATGTGAGGGGTAATACTAGTTTGGCttaaaggaggaggaatgtTGTATTTTGTTTGATATGCAATGGTatgaaaataatctgtatttctcCAGGTTCCAGGCTCAAGGCTAACGCAGAAGATAGGGCTAAGAATTTGTCTGTTTAAAGTTGACTGAACTAAACCCACAATAATCATCAAAATAAACTGAGTAAAAGAAGATTTACCACTGACTGATGGAAGGAACAGCGTGCTGATACTCAAAGCAAGTGTGTTATCATTTCACTGCTGGAAACAGGCAGGAGAGCAAGGTCTCGTTAAACTCTGCAATAAAGCTACAGGAAAGAtacaggcttttaaaaactgctctGTGAAGCTCCTTGTAAACAGACATAATTCTGAGAAAAACTCATATATGTGTTGAGAAATTAAGTCAGTTATATTTACTATACAGTTGCTGTACCAGTATCTTTTTAGTTGCCCCGTAAATCTTTTTCATCTATCCAAGTATGAGTCTTCATAACCAGTTTTGTGTAAAAACTGCTCTATCTAGGGCACTTTTCCTGGATACTCGAGTTCATCTGTGGAGTGGATTTCTTTGTCACGGATGCACTCTGAGCAGCAGTGTGAGAGCCCAAATCTTTAGAAAGGTTTAATGCAGTGTGCCATCTCCTGCAGACAGCTAGGAGTAGCTGTGCATGGAAATGACAGTGGTGCAGGTTAAGCAATGTCCCACGGGCAGGACATGGTAAGAACACACAGGCACATGAGTGATGGGtggaaaaacagaggagaaGTGCAGGAGTCCCATGTTTTCTGTGACACCTCTGTACAGGGAAAATAAGGGTTTCAGTAAGATATGCAGTGATCTGGTGGGAAGACTTTGTAagcagtttattaaaaaaagggaaagttaaaaagatgaaaaagtcTGACAACCAGATAATTATTTATCCTGCCTTAGGAGAAATATTCCTTTATATTTATAATCAAATGCTATTTTGACTGAGTAAGGAGTTTTAACTTTGACCCAGTTATTCACGTACAAAGAGGGACACTgtgcatttgaaaggcacattTTCTGGGCGGTAGTTAGAAACACTGCCTTCCACCTTCCACCTTACTTTGTGCTACAAAGTCACAGAAACCGCAGCTGTCAGTGACAACAGAGCCACTGGTTTCTCtgggctgcctgccttgctctAAACAGGGTGTTTCAAAAACTTAAAGCGCAGTTTACGCACATTCACACACTAAGCTTTTTTCTATGAGCAGATATTTTGCAGCCTCTTTCCCCAGCAGGAGTGGAATAGCGTTGAAGGTGCACGTGGCTGAAGATGCCCAGAACCAGGGCTCAGCCCTCTCTGAAGCCAGGTGCTACTGGGAGGAAAGACCTGGCGTTGCATCCTTCATGTGGGGGTCAACCAAATTCGACATGTCCAAATTGAGATTTGAAGTGATTCTTTGATAGCTGAAGAGAATGTCTGGACTGACTCTGCTTGTTATCAtctcttgaaaaaaacccaaacaaacccataAAAAGTGGCAGGCATAAAAATCTGCATGGAAACTTCATTTAAAGACCCAGAGGGATGGAAGGCAGATGTGGCTGGtaagaaaaaatgtaagtgAAAATATGATCCTATGGGATGAAGGAG of Falco cherrug isolate bFalChe1 chromosome 2, bFalChe1.pri, whole genome shotgun sequence contains these proteins:
- the LOC102060010 gene encoding high affinity choline transporter 1-like: MALNIPGLVSLSVFFMLTLATGIWASWKSKKDQQNRNATEMAIVGGRNINVFIGLFTATATWVGGAYINGTAEIVYLPSKGLLWVQAPVGFALSLVIGGFFFVNPMRSKNYVTVMDPLQETYGNMMGSLLFIPPLLGEVFWFAAILASLGATMRVILDIGGSLAIIISACIVILYTLLGGLYSVAYTDVIQLVFITLSLWVCIPFALVNSATESIYYTATHQTYQDPWIGKIEKQYLGRWLDDFFYLVLGSIPWQTYFQRVLSTASPGQARLISYLSGLGCFSMAIPSVLVGAVAASTDWNQTSYGLPSPHERGESAMILPLVLYYLCPAYISIIGLGAIAAASMSSADSALLSAGSMFAHNIYRKILRKKATETEVLWAMRTSMLLFGAGAAGLAFYSSSVYDLWFLSGELVYALLFPQLCCALFAPSTNTYGSAAGFFVGLLLRLLAGEPALSIPPVICYPACSLVNGTYSQIFPFKTFIMLLTLGIIIAVSYLAAVLFQRNLLPSRWDVFNIMGGTSTLIPLQQMEKQMGLPTVALEENRD